The proteins below come from a single Chelmon rostratus isolate fCheRos1 chromosome 12, fCheRos1.pri, whole genome shotgun sequence genomic window:
- the c12h7orf25 gene encoding UPF0415 protein C7orf25 homolog, which yields MSLQVTLQQRISSAQALLQRMEQLCQGVEGHQKLCGKLRAELRFLRRVEAGELQVKESHLHSTNLTHLTAIVESAESLEGVVALLHVFTYQDTAGCRQTLVVDVVANGGHTWVKAVGRKAEALHNIWQGRGQYGDKSIIRQAEDFLQASRQQPVQYRHPHIVFAFYNGVSSPMADRLKDMGISVRGDIVAVNAVVTGEGGDEEEDEEDEEEEDDEEPAEDIEEEEESELTRVDRGTVVASLAFPTQVQVKECQRINLDITTLITYVSSLSHGRCHFTFREPVLTEQAAQERRQQVLPQLDAFMQGKELFACRAAVHDFQVILDTLGGPEEKERAQKLLARLHLVDDQPSERTLHLTPSAKVNHRSLMIFGTGDSLRAVTMTANSRFVRAAANQGVRYSVFIHQPRALTEGKEWRASPI from the coding sequence ATGTCTCTGCAGgtgacgctgcagcagagaatCAGCTCTGCTCAGGCGTTGCTCCAGCGGATGGAGCAGCTCTGTCAGGGTGTGGAGGGTCACCAGAAGCTCTGTGGTAAACTGCGAGCAGAGCTGCGCTTCCTGCGGCGGGTGGAGGCCGGAGAGCTGCAGGTCAAAGAGTCTCACCTGCACAGCACTAACCTGACTCACCTGACGGCCATTGTGGAGTCGGCCGAGAGTCTGGAGGGCGTGGTTGCTTTACTGCACGTCTTCACCTACCAGGACACTGCTGGCTGCAGGCAGACGCTAGTGGTGGACGTAGTGGCTAATGGGGGGCACACCTGGGTGAAAGCAGTGGGCAGGAAGGCGGAGGCTCTTCACAACATCTGGCAAGGCCGGGGCCAGTATGGAGACAAGAGCATCATTAGGCAGGCCGAGGACTTTCTACAGGCCAGCCGCCAGCAGCCCGTCCAGTACAGACACCCCCACATCGTCTTTGCCTTCTACAATGGGGTCTCCTCACCCATGGCTGACCGCCTCAAGGACATGGGCATCTCCGTCCGTGGGGACATCGTGGCCGTCAACGCCGTGGTGAcgggggagggaggagatgaggaggaggacgaggaggacgaggaggaggaggacgacgaggaGCCAGCTGAAGAtattgaggaggaggaggagtctgAGCTGACTCGAGTCGACCGTGGCACGGTGGTGGCCAGCCTGGCGTTTCCCACTCAGGTGCAGGTGAAGGAGTGTCAGCGCATTAATCTCGACATCACCACACTCATCACGTACGTGTCATCGCTGAGTCATGGCCGCTGTCACTTCACCTTCAGGGAGCCGGTTCTGACGGAGCAGGCAGCGCAGGAGCGCCGCCAGCAGGTGCTGCCACAGCTCGATGCCTTTATGCAGGGGAAGGAGCTGTTCGCCTGCCGGGCTGCTGTCCATGACTTCCAGGTGATCCTGGACACGCTGGGGGGACCTGAAGAGAAGGAGCGCGCCCAAAAGCTGCTCGCTCGTCTCCATCTAGTGGATGACCAACCGTCGGAGCGCACGCTACACCTCACTCCCAGCGCCAAGGTCAACCACCGCTCGCTCATGATCTTCGGCACCGGAGACTCACTCAGAGCTGTTACCATGACGGCAAACAGCCGATTTGTCAgggcagcagccaatcagggcGTTCGATACAGCGTGTTCATCCACCAACCGAGAGCTCTGACCGAGGGCAAGGAGTGGAGGGCCTCTCCCATCTGA